From a region of the Etheostoma cragini isolate CJK2018 chromosome 20, CSU_Ecrag_1.0, whole genome shotgun sequence genome:
- the LOC117936342 gene encoding gamma-aminobutyric acid receptor subunit rho-1-like isoform X1 yields MQVDAVLVLFCVWLAGTAGSLAQSRGHKLEIYNKQSRSRRETRMDGGGVKKTGSPIYKRSPDMTKSLMTKSEQLLRIEDHDFTMRPAFGGPPIPVGVDVQVESLDTISEVDMDFTMTLYLRHYWKDERLSFPSTNNQSMTFDSRLVKKIWVPDMFFVHSKRSFIHDTTTDNVMLRVYPDGNVLYSLRVTVTAMCNMDLSRFPLDTQTCSLEIESYAYTDDDLMLYWKKGNESLNTDDRISLSQFLIQKFHTTTKLAFYSSTGWYNRLYIHFTLRRHIFFFLLQTYFPATLMVMLSWVSFWIDRRAVPARVPLGITTVLTMSTIITGVNASMPRVSYIKAVDIYLWVSFVFVFLSVIEYAAVNYLSTVQERKERKLRERLPCTCSIGNPDEMMIDPQITGYGSMDINNTGNYGMPENGGRQDRMLARVSLNDPHIASQVKPSRGYVNIWIDTHAIDKYSRIVFPGAYILFNIIYWSIYS; encoded by the exons GTCACGAAGAGAGACCAGAATGGATGGGGGTGGTGTTAAAAAAACTGGAAG cccaATTTACAAGCGAAGTCCAGACATGACAAAATCTTTGATGACAAAATCTGAGCAACTCCTGAGAATAGAAGACCATGATTTCACCATGAGGCCAGCGTTTGGAG GTCCTCCAATTCCTGTTGGAGTGGATGTTCAGGTTGAAAGTCTGGACACCATCTCCGAGGTGGATATG GACTTTACCATGACACTTTACCTGCGTCACTACTGGAAGGACGAGCGGCTGTCGTTCCCGAGCACCAACAACCAGAGCATGACCTTTGACAGTCGCCTGGTGAAAAAGATTTGGGTTCCTGACATGTTCTTCGTCCACTCTAAGCGCTCTTTTATCCATGACACCACAACTGATAACGTCATGCTGAGGGTTTACCCGGATGGCAACGTCCTCTACAGTCTCAG AGTCACTGTCACTGCTATGTGCAACATGGACCTCAGCCGCTTCCCTCTGGACACACAAACCTGCTCGCTGGAGATTGAGAGCT ATGCGTACACAGATGACGACCTGATGTTGTACTGGAAGAAAGGCAACGAATCCCTGAACACGGACGATAGAATATCTCTGTCCCAGTTCCTCATCCAGAAATTTCACACCACCACCAAGCTGGCTTTCTACAGCAGCACAG GCTGGTACAACCGTTTGTACATCCACTTCACCCTGCGGCGCCacatcttcttcttcctgctgcAGACTTACTTCCCTGCTACTCTGATGGTCATGCTGTCCTGGGTGTCCTTCTGGATCGACCGTAGGGCCGTCCCCGCCAGGGTGCCACTAG GCATCACCACAGTGCTGACCATGTCCACCATCATCACCGGGGTCAACGCCTCCATGCCGCGGGTCTCCTACATCAAGGCAGTGGACATTTACCTCTGGGtcagttttgtctttgtcttcctctcGGTGATAGAGTACGCGGCAGTCAACTACCTCTCCACTGtacaggagaggaaagagaggaaactAAGGGAGAGA CTGCCGTGTACATGCAGCATTGGCAACCCTGATGAGATGATGATCGACCCCCAGATCACTGGCTATGGGTCCATGGATATAAACAACACAGGGAATTATGGGATGCCTGAGAACGGTGGTCGCCAGGATCGAATGTTGGCCCGGGTGTCATTGAATGACCCGCACATTGCAAGCCAGGTGAAGCCATCCAGAGGCTATGTGAACATTTGGATAGACACCCACGCCATAGACAAGTACTCAAGGATTGTGTTTCCTGGAGCGTACATCCTCTTTAACATCATCTATTGGTCCATCTACTCGTAA
- the LOC117936342 gene encoding gamma-aminobutyric acid receptor subunit rho-1-like isoform X2, producing the protein MDGGGVKKTGSPIYKRSPDMTKSLMTKSEQLLRIEDHDFTMRPAFGGPPIPVGVDVQVESLDTISEVDMDFTMTLYLRHYWKDERLSFPSTNNQSMTFDSRLVKKIWVPDMFFVHSKRSFIHDTTTDNVMLRVYPDGNVLYSLRVTVTAMCNMDLSRFPLDTQTCSLEIESYAYTDDDLMLYWKKGNESLNTDDRISLSQFLIQKFHTTTKLAFYSSTGWYNRLYIHFTLRRHIFFFLLQTYFPATLMVMLSWVSFWIDRRAVPARVPLGITTVLTMSTIITGVNASMPRVSYIKAVDIYLWVSFVFVFLSVIEYAAVNYLSTVQERKERKLRERLPCTCSIGNPDEMMIDPQITGYGSMDINNTGNYGMPENGGRQDRMLARVSLNDPHIASQVKPSRGYVNIWIDTHAIDKYSRIVFPGAYILFNIIYWSIYS; encoded by the exons ATGGATGGGGGTGGTGTTAAAAAAACTGGAAG cccaATTTACAAGCGAAGTCCAGACATGACAAAATCTTTGATGACAAAATCTGAGCAACTCCTGAGAATAGAAGACCATGATTTCACCATGAGGCCAGCGTTTGGAG GTCCTCCAATTCCTGTTGGAGTGGATGTTCAGGTTGAAAGTCTGGACACCATCTCCGAGGTGGATATG GACTTTACCATGACACTTTACCTGCGTCACTACTGGAAGGACGAGCGGCTGTCGTTCCCGAGCACCAACAACCAGAGCATGACCTTTGACAGTCGCCTGGTGAAAAAGATTTGGGTTCCTGACATGTTCTTCGTCCACTCTAAGCGCTCTTTTATCCATGACACCACAACTGATAACGTCATGCTGAGGGTTTACCCGGATGGCAACGTCCTCTACAGTCTCAG AGTCACTGTCACTGCTATGTGCAACATGGACCTCAGCCGCTTCCCTCTGGACACACAAACCTGCTCGCTGGAGATTGAGAGCT ATGCGTACACAGATGACGACCTGATGTTGTACTGGAAGAAAGGCAACGAATCCCTGAACACGGACGATAGAATATCTCTGTCCCAGTTCCTCATCCAGAAATTTCACACCACCACCAAGCTGGCTTTCTACAGCAGCACAG GCTGGTACAACCGTTTGTACATCCACTTCACCCTGCGGCGCCacatcttcttcttcctgctgcAGACTTACTTCCCTGCTACTCTGATGGTCATGCTGTCCTGGGTGTCCTTCTGGATCGACCGTAGGGCCGTCCCCGCCAGGGTGCCACTAG GCATCACCACAGTGCTGACCATGTCCACCATCATCACCGGGGTCAACGCCTCCATGCCGCGGGTCTCCTACATCAAGGCAGTGGACATTTACCTCTGGGtcagttttgtctttgtcttcctctcGGTGATAGAGTACGCGGCAGTCAACTACCTCTCCACTGtacaggagaggaaagagaggaaactAAGGGAGAGA CTGCCGTGTACATGCAGCATTGGCAACCCTGATGAGATGATGATCGACCCCCAGATCACTGGCTATGGGTCCATGGATATAAACAACACAGGGAATTATGGGATGCCTGAGAACGGTGGTCGCCAGGATCGAATGTTGGCCCGGGTGTCATTGAATGACCCGCACATTGCAAGCCAGGTGAAGCCATCCAGAGGCTATGTGAACATTTGGATAGACACCCACGCCATAGACAAGTACTCAAGGATTGTGTTTCCTGGAGCGTACATCCTCTTTAACATCATCTATTGGTCCATCTACTCGTAA
- the LOC117936347 gene encoding peptidase M20 domain-containing protein 2-like isoform X2 — translation MEKRQQMKDSLQLCIDRHKDELHSLSLDIWSRPELAGNETHAHDRLVRFFSQDQTWTVESHYKLPTAFRASWGTVGGGEGQQQPGLNVGFLCEYDALPGIGHACGHNLIAEVGAAAALGLKAALENQTDLPEPVKITVLGTPAEENIGGKNQLIKAGAFADIDLVFMAHPAQQDASFLPCVAINEVSVKYHGKASHASAYPWEGVNALDAAVLAYNNLSALRQQLKPEWRLHGIIKHGGEKPNIIPAYTELEFYLRTPLVKDLCDLKAKAEACFRAAAVATGCQVEIIYPTDCYDSILPNATLANLYENNGKALGIQFPEQPANFSGSTDFGNVSFIVPGIHPFFYICTDAFNHTEEYTEAAGAEKAQLFTLRTAKALAMTAVDVVCCPVLLSFLSFLSCTVER, via the exons ATGGAGAAACGACAGCAGATGAAAGATTCTCTGCAGCTCTGCATAGACAGACATAAAGACGAGCTGCACAGTTTGAGTCTGGACATTTGGAGCCGACCGGAACTTGCCGGAAACGAGACACACGCGCACGACAGGCTGGTCCGCTTTTTTTCTCAGGACCAGACATGGACGGTAGAAAGTCATTACAAATTACCGACAGCATTCCGGGCCAGCTGGGGTACAGTCGGTGGCGGGGAGGGGCAGCAGCAGCCGGGGCTGAACGTGGGGTTCTTATGCGAGTACGACGCGCTTCCAGGCATCGGGCACGCGTGCGGGCATAACCTGATAGCAGAGGTGGGAGCTGCCGCTGCTCTGGGGCTGAAAGCTGCATTAGAGAACCAGACTGATCTCCCTGAACCAGTGAAG ATAACAGTTCTAGGAACACCTGCAGAGGAGAATATAGGAGGCAAAAATCAATTGATCAAGGCAGGAGCCTTTGCTGACATCGACCTTGTCTTTATGGCTCACCCAGCTCAGCAAGATGCTTCTTTCCTGCCCTGTGTCGCAATCAATGA GGTGTCAGTGAAGTACCATGGGAAGGCATCTCATGCTTCTGCATACCCTTGGGAGGGAGTGAATGCCCTGGATGCTGCTGTGCTGGCTTACAACAATCTCTCTGCACTCAGACAGCAACTCAAACCAGAGTGGAGGCTTCACG GCATCATCAAACATGGAGGTGAGAAGCCCAACATTATCCCTGCCTACACTGAGCTAGAATTTTATCTGCGTACCCCGCTGGTTAAGGATCTTTGTGACCTGAAGGCCAAGGCTGAGGCTTGCTTCAGGGCAGCTGCCGTTGCCACCGGCTGCCAA GTGGAGATAATCTATCCAACCGACTGCTATGATAGCATTCTGCCAAATGCCACACTGGCAAACCTGTATGAAAATAATGGAAAAGCTTTGGGGATTCAGTTTCCAGAGCAGCCAGCCAACTTCTCTg GTTCTACAGACTTTGGCAACGTATCATTCATAGTCCCCGGCATCCATCCTTTCTTCTACATCTGCACCGACGCGTTTAACCACACTGAGGAATACACCGAAGCAGCAG GAGCTGAAAAGGCCCAGTTGTTCACCCTGAGGACAGCCAAAGCCCTGGCTATGACAGCTGTGGATGTGGTGTGCTGCCCTGTTCTGCTGAG tttcctctctttcctctcctgtaCAGTGGAGAGGTAG
- the LOC117936347 gene encoding peptidase M20 domain-containing protein 2-like isoform X1 produces MEKRQQMKDSLQLCIDRHKDELHSLSLDIWSRPELAGNETHAHDRLVRFFSQDQTWTVESHYKLPTAFRASWGTVGGGEGQQQPGLNVGFLCEYDALPGIGHACGHNLIAEVGAAAALGLKAALENQTDLPEPVKITVLGTPAEENIGGKNQLIKAGAFADIDLVFMAHPAQQDASFLPCVAINEVSVKYHGKASHASAYPWEGVNALDAAVLAYNNLSALRQQLKPEWRLHGIIKHGGEKPNIIPAYTELEFYLRTPLVKDLCDLKAKAEACFRAAAVATGCQVEIIYPTDCYDSILPNATLANLYENNGKALGIQFPEQPANFSGSTDFGNVSFIVPGIHPFFYICTDAFNHTEEYTEAAGAEKAQLFTLRTAKALAMTAVDVVCCPVLLRQVREDFRLAKLKHE; encoded by the exons ATGGAGAAACGACAGCAGATGAAAGATTCTCTGCAGCTCTGCATAGACAGACATAAAGACGAGCTGCACAGTTTGAGTCTGGACATTTGGAGCCGACCGGAACTTGCCGGAAACGAGACACACGCGCACGACAGGCTGGTCCGCTTTTTTTCTCAGGACCAGACATGGACGGTAGAAAGTCATTACAAATTACCGACAGCATTCCGGGCCAGCTGGGGTACAGTCGGTGGCGGGGAGGGGCAGCAGCAGCCGGGGCTGAACGTGGGGTTCTTATGCGAGTACGACGCGCTTCCAGGCATCGGGCACGCGTGCGGGCATAACCTGATAGCAGAGGTGGGAGCTGCCGCTGCTCTGGGGCTGAAAGCTGCATTAGAGAACCAGACTGATCTCCCTGAACCAGTGAAG ATAACAGTTCTAGGAACACCTGCAGAGGAGAATATAGGAGGCAAAAATCAATTGATCAAGGCAGGAGCCTTTGCTGACATCGACCTTGTCTTTATGGCTCACCCAGCTCAGCAAGATGCTTCTTTCCTGCCCTGTGTCGCAATCAATGA GGTGTCAGTGAAGTACCATGGGAAGGCATCTCATGCTTCTGCATACCCTTGGGAGGGAGTGAATGCCCTGGATGCTGCTGTGCTGGCTTACAACAATCTCTCTGCACTCAGACAGCAACTCAAACCAGAGTGGAGGCTTCACG GCATCATCAAACATGGAGGTGAGAAGCCCAACATTATCCCTGCCTACACTGAGCTAGAATTTTATCTGCGTACCCCGCTGGTTAAGGATCTTTGTGACCTGAAGGCCAAGGCTGAGGCTTGCTTCAGGGCAGCTGCCGTTGCCACCGGCTGCCAA GTGGAGATAATCTATCCAACCGACTGCTATGATAGCATTCTGCCAAATGCCACACTGGCAAACCTGTATGAAAATAATGGAAAAGCTTTGGGGATTCAGTTTCCAGAGCAGCCAGCCAACTTCTCTg GTTCTACAGACTTTGGCAACGTATCATTCATAGTCCCCGGCATCCATCCTTTCTTCTACATCTGCACCGACGCGTTTAACCACACTGAGGAATACACCGAAGCAGCAG GAGCTGAAAAGGCCCAGTTGTTCACCCTGAGGACAGCCAAAGCCCTGGCTATGACAGCTGTGGATGTGGTGTGCTGCCCTGTTCTGCTGAGGCAAGTGAGAGAGGACTTTAGACTGGCCAAACTGAAACATGAGTAA